The following are from one region of the Chitinophagales bacterium genome:
- the ftsA gene encoding cell division protein FtsA produces MSNTGHDEIVLGLDIGTTKVCAIVGRITEHEKVEVLGVSKTDSRGVMRGMVANIRHTVEAIEKVTREVLEKTKVSDRRVYVGIAGQHIRSMQHRGILMREDSEQEISNEDVDKLTQDMYKLAMPPGDRIIHVLPQEFIVDNEQGIKDPVGMVGRRLEANFHIITGQITAAQNIIRCVERAGFEVADLILEPLASAAAVLSEEEKEAGVALVDIGGGTTDIAIFQDGIIRHTAVIPFAGNVITEDIREGCLIMREQAEMLKIQHGSAYAGIAQENAVISVPGLRGRPAKEISMRNLAKIIQARMEEIIEMVYSEIRVSGYENRLIGGIVLTGGGAQLRHLVQLVEYVTGKNARIGYPNEHIANGNDEEIKNPMYSTGIGLIILGHKERQNKSKVVPVDKEEDASTRKIWWKDWLDKGKRILTTEIDNDF; encoded by the coding sequence ATGTCTAATACAGGTCATGATGAAATTGTTTTAGGTCTGGATATTGGCACTACTAAAGTTTGTGCTATCGTAGGTCGTATAACCGAGCATGAAAAAGTAGAGGTGCTTGGAGTTTCTAAAACCGATTCCAGGGGGGTAATGCGGGGCATGGTGGCCAATATCCGTCATACGGTTGAGGCAATTGAAAAAGTGACCCGCGAAGTACTGGAAAAAACTAAGGTATCGGATAGGCGGGTTTATGTGGGCATTGCGGGGCAGCATATCAGGAGTATGCAGCACCGCGGCATTTTAATGCGTGAAGATTCTGAACAGGAAATCAGCAATGAAGATGTGGATAAGCTCACTCAGGATATGTATAAGCTGGCGATGCCCCCCGGTGATCGTATCATTCACGTGCTTCCGCAGGAATTTATCGTGGACAATGAACAGGGAATCAAAGATCCTGTCGGAATGGTTGGCCGCAGACTGGAAGCCAATTTTCATATCATCACCGGTCAGATCACTGCAGCCCAAAATATAATCCGCTGTGTTGAGCGTGCTGGTTTTGAAGTAGCCGATCTGATTCTTGAGCCTCTGGCTTCTGCCGCAGCCGTACTTTCCGAAGAAGAAAAAGAAGCCGGAGTAGCACTGGTGGATATCGGTGGCGGAACGACAGACATTGCCATATTCCAGGATGGAATTATACGCCACACCGCAGTGATCCCTTTTGCCGGAAATGTTATCACAGAAGACATACGGGAAGGGTGTCTCATAATGCGCGAACAGGCTGAAATGCTGAAAATTCAGCATGGTTCGGCCTATGCCGGCATTGCACAGGAAAATGCTGTCATTTCCGTACCAGGACTCAGAGGACGACCGGCCAAAGAAATTTCCATGCGCAACCTGGCCAAAATTATTCAGGCCCGCATGGAAGAGATTATTGAAATGGTATATAGTGAAATACGGGTATCCGGGTATGAGAATCGTCTTATTGGAGGTATTGTGCTCACGGGTGGAGGTGCTCAGCTACGACATCTGGTTCAATTGGTGGAATATGTCACAGGAAAGAACGCCCGTATTGGATATCCAAACGAACACATTGCCAACGGAAATGACGAAGAGATTAAAAACCCTATGTACTCAACAGGCATAGGATTGATCATTCTGGGGCATAAGGAACGTCAGAATAAGTCTAAGGTTGTGCCGGTTGATAAAGAAGAAGATGCATCTACCCGTAAAATATGGTGGAAGGATTGGTTGGATAAAGGAAAAAGGATTCTGACTACCGAGATAGATAATGACTTCTGA
- a CDS encoding cell division protein FtsQ codes for MEKKPQPNLKYQKLIRAAYWISASIIFFVILGAAVLDNSTRPCTAVRISINHESGLFFLDENDVAEMISAFYQTSLTETPVRHIPLKELEQKLEANPYVENAEVYTDNKGALHVFVEQAKPLVRIVNTKGVSYYLDVKGKKIPLSPKFTARVVVATGNLQEDDKEQMKRLLDLCRFISEDKFWQSQFEQINITGSGDYDLVPKLGNYLIRLGKPEMLEEKFWKMEIFYKEVLKNVDSKDFRIVNLEFKDQIVCTKKNNGNV; via the coding sequence ATGGAAAAGAAACCCCAACCCAATCTGAAATATCAAAAGTTGATTCGGGCAGCCTACTGGATTTCTGCTTCCATAATATTTTTTGTAATTCTTGGAGCCGCTGTATTAGATAACTCAACCAGGCCCTGCACAGCAGTGCGGATTTCTATTAATCATGAAAGCGGATTGTTTTTTTTAGATGAAAATGATGTTGCCGAAATGATATCTGCTTTTTATCAGACCAGCTTAACAGAAACCCCGGTAAGGCACATTCCTCTCAAAGAGCTGGAGCAGAAACTGGAAGCAAACCCATACGTGGAAAATGCTGAGGTATATACAGATAACAAAGGAGCCCTGCATGTATTTGTTGAACAGGCGAAACCACTGGTTCGGATTGTTAACACAAAGGGTGTTAGTTACTATCTGGATGTAAAAGGAAAAAAGATACCCCTCTCCCCTAAATTTACTGCAAGAGTAGTAGTTGCTACCGGTAATCTGCAAGAGGATGATAAGGAGCAAATGAAAAGGCTTCTTGACTTATGCCGCTTCATATCAGAAGATAAATTCTGGCAATCTCAGTTTGAGCAGATCAACATTACCGGTTCGGGTGATTATGACTTGGTTCCCAAACTGGGCAACTATCTGATTCGGCTGGGCAAGCCGGAAATGTTGGAGGAAAAATTCTGGAAGATGGAAATTTTTTATAAAGAAGTTCTTAAAAATGTGGACTCTAAAGACTTCAGGATAGTTAATCTGGAATTTAAAGATCAGATCGTTTGTACCAAAAAAAACAACGGCAATGTCTAA
- the murC gene encoding UDP-N-acetylmuramate--L-alanine ligase, protein MITLNHVKNIYFLGIGGIGMSALARYFHQHGRKIYGYDKTSSALITQLIKEGMEITFDDNPINIPEDIDLAIYTPAIPDEHALFQHFRQRQVPLFKRSEILEIITQDKFTVAVAGSHGKTTVTAMIAHVLRYAGKDPMAFLGGISLNYHTNYLHGASGIVVVEADEFDRSFLRLTPDIAVITAIDTDHLDIYKTYENIQQAFLEFAGKIKPDGCLVAQSKIPVLDKITLPDIRLYGVSEQQVDYSAAAIRYEQGVLHFNITGNDGISGIILTMGGVHNVENALAAYAVARRLGVDKEQIKDALKDFKGVKRRFEYLIRTEKLVFIDDYAHHPREISALLHAVRAMFPYKKITAVFQPHLYTRTRDLSEGFAEALNLADEVFLLPVYAAREKPIPGVSSEIIARKLNIPHKVVDKEFLLSGIKEKKIEVLLTIGAGDIDVLAGDLKGILLRSST, encoded by the coding sequence ATGATTACCCTGAATCATGTAAAAAATATCTACTTCCTGGGTATCGGTGGTATCGGGATGAGTGCATTGGCCAGATATTTTCATCAACATGGCAGAAAAATTTATGGTTATGACAAAACCTCCTCTGCCCTTATTACGCAACTGATAAAGGAAGGCATGGAAATCACATTTGACGATAATCCAATAAACATACCCGAAGATATTGACCTGGCCATTTATACGCCAGCCATCCCGGATGAGCATGCACTATTTCAGCATTTCCGTCAAAGGCAGGTGCCCTTATTTAAGAGATCAGAGATTTTAGAAATAATTACCCAAGATAAATTTACCGTTGCTGTGGCGGGTTCTCATGGTAAGACTACGGTCACTGCCATGATTGCCCACGTACTTCGGTATGCTGGCAAAGACCCTATGGCTTTTCTCGGTGGCATATCCCTAAACTATCACACTAATTATCTGCATGGGGCAAGCGGGATAGTCGTGGTAGAGGCAGATGAATTTGACCGCTCCTTTTTGCGATTAACCCCGGATATTGCCGTCATTACAGCTATTGACACCGATCACCTGGATATTTATAAAACCTATGAAAATATTCAGCAGGCATTTCTGGAATTTGCCGGCAAAATCAAACCCGATGGGTGTCTTGTTGCCCAAAGCAAAATACCGGTTCTGGATAAAATAACCCTGCCCGATATCAGACTCTATGGCGTTTCGGAACAACAGGTTGACTATTCTGCCGCTGCAATACGCTACGAGCAGGGAGTGTTGCATTTCAATATTACCGGAAATGATGGCATATCAGGAATTATACTTACGATGGGCGGTGTTCACAACGTGGAGAATGCCCTTGCGGCCTATGCGGTTGCACGCAGGCTGGGGGTGGATAAAGAACAAATCAAAGATGCGCTAAAGGATTTCAAAGGAGTGAAGAGAAGATTTGAATACCTCATTCGTACGGAAAAACTTGTGTTTATTGATGACTATGCCCATCATCCCCGTGAAATTTCAGCCCTCCTGCATGCAGTCCGGGCAATGTTCCCCTATAAAAAAATTACTGCCGTTTTTCAACCTCATTTATACACCCGTACCCGTGATTTGTCTGAGGGTTTTGCGGAAGCACTGAATCTGGCCGATGAGGTTTTCTTACTTCCTGTTTATGCCGCCAGAGAAAAACCGATACCTGGCGTAAGCTCAGAAATAATTGCCAGAAAATTGAACATTCCCCACAAGGTAGTGGATAAAGAATTTCTTTTATCCGGTATTAAAGAAAAAAAGATTGAAGTTTTGCTGACTATAGGGGCGGGTGATATTGATGTACTTGCCGGGGATCTGAAAGGAATTCTTCTGAGGTCTTCAACCTAA
- the murG gene encoding UDP-N-acetylglucosamine--N-acetylmuramyl-(pentapeptide) pyrophosphoryl-undecaprenol N-acetylglucosamine transferase codes for MQKNKSVKVLIAGGGTGGHVFPAIAIANALKKLNPSVQIRFVGATGRLEMTKVPDAGYPIEGLWISGFQRGNIFKNILLPVQIMTSLFKSYILITRFKPDVVVGVGGYASGPPLFVSAVLSVPVLIQEQNSFAGVTNKMMAKRAMRFCVAYDGMEKFFPAEKIVKTGNPVREDIVRLVRHPEKSRKYFDLSPQKKTILVIGGSLGSKTINECFIKGTRKIIDKGYQLIWQTGKTYYESVKSAVTSHPDIKIYDFIKEMNYAYDAADVIISRAGAIAISELCCVGKPVILVPSPNVAEDHQTKNALALVEKRAAWIVRDINAEEMLVKKTLELLANEEEQKELSTNIAKLAMPNAATRIAEEILTLAQ; via the coding sequence TTGCAAAAAAATAAGTCGGTTAAAGTTTTGATTGCTGGTGGTGGTACTGGTGGGCATGTATTTCCCGCTATTGCAATAGCAAATGCTTTAAAAAAATTAAATCCTTCCGTGCAGATCCGGTTTGTAGGAGCAACAGGCCGACTTGAAATGACAAAAGTGCCTGATGCGGGCTATCCCATTGAGGGGCTATGGATAAGCGGCTTTCAGCGTGGGAACATATTTAAAAATATTCTCCTTCCTGTGCAGATAATGACAAGTCTTTTTAAGTCGTATATCCTTATCACCCGCTTCAAACCAGATGTGGTAGTAGGGGTGGGTGGTTATGCAAGCGGTCCTCCGCTTTTCGTCTCAGCTGTATTATCCGTTCCTGTATTGATTCAGGAGCAAAACTCATTCGCCGGTGTCACAAATAAAATGATGGCTAAAAGGGCTATGCGTTTTTGCGTGGCTTATGATGGTATGGAAAAATTTTTTCCTGCAGAGAAAATCGTGAAAACAGGTAATCCCGTGAGAGAGGACATTGTGCGTCTGGTGCGACATCCGGAAAAAAGCCGTAAGTATTTTGATCTTTCTCCTCAGAAAAAAACGATTCTGGTAATTGGCGGAAGTCTTGGGTCAAAAACCATTAACGAGTGTTTTATAAAGGGCACAAGAAAAATTATTGATAAAGGATATCAGCTTATATGGCAGACTGGTAAGACATATTATGAGTCAGTTAAATCTGCTGTAACGTCTCATCCTGATATTAAAATCTATGATTTTATTAAGGAAATGAATTATGCCTATGATGCGGCAGATGTAATTATCTCTAGAGCAGGGGCAATTGCCATTTCGGAACTGTGCTGTGTGGGTAAACCGGTTATCCTGGTTCCCAGTCCGAATGTTGCCGAAGATCATCAGACGAAAAACGCACTCGCACTTGTAGAAAAGAGAGCTGCCTGGATAGTGAGAGATATCAATGCAGAAGAGATGCTTGTGAAAAAAACATTGGAACTACTAGCCAATGAAGAAGAACAGAAAGAGCTGAGCACAAATATTGCCAAACTGGCTATGCCGAATGCGGCCACCCGTATAGCTGAAGAAATACTTACACTGGCGCAATGA
- the ftsW gene encoding cell division protein FtsW, giving the protein MKVLIQQLRGDRVIWLVVFFLSVFSLLAVYSSTGTLAYKYQQGNTEYYLLKHLSILILGLLLMYGAHLIDYRYYSRISQLLLYASVPLLIITYFTGTELNEARRWITLPVINLSFQTSDLAKLALIMFLARVLSKKQQIIYDFKNAFLPVILPVLIICVLIAPANLSTSLMLFATSILIMFIGRVRLMHIAATIGIMITALSLMLLLIMMTPDKGRVGTWKSRIEGYMNDNQEPYQVTQSKIAIAKGGLLGKGPGNSHQRNFLPHPYSDFIYAIIIEEYGLLGGAFVLFLYLLLFFRTIKIMVKSPNAFGSLLAVGLGISLTIQAIINMAVAVNLVPVTGQTLPLVSMGGTSLFFTSIGVGIILSVSRYNEECKKVGDKVKPNLLAKK; this is encoded by the coding sequence ATGAAAGTGCTCATACAACAGTTACGGGGTGACCGGGTAATATGGCTGGTTGTTTTCTTTCTTTCCGTTTTTTCCCTGCTTGCGGTTTATAGCTCAACGGGTACGCTTGCATATAAATATCAGCAGGGCAACACCGAGTATTACCTGTTAAAACACCTCTCCATTCTTATATTGGGACTGTTACTGATGTATGGGGCTCATCTTATTGACTATCGCTATTATTCCCGGATTTCGCAGCTACTTTTGTATGCTTCCGTTCCCCTGCTTATAATCACCTACTTTACGGGTACGGAACTTAATGAGGCGCGCAGATGGATTACTCTTCCGGTAATTAATCTGAGCTTTCAGACATCTGACCTGGCTAAACTTGCGCTCATTATGTTTCTGGCACGGGTGCTTTCCAAAAAGCAGCAGATTATCTATGATTTTAAAAATGCTTTTCTCCCTGTTATTCTACCCGTGTTGATTATTTGTGTGCTTATTGCACCGGCCAACCTATCTACTTCACTTATGCTTTTTGCTACCAGCATTCTGATTATGTTTATTGGGAGAGTTCGCCTCATGCATATTGCGGCTACTATAGGTATAATGATAACGGCTTTGTCACTTATGCTTTTGCTGATAATGATGACGCCTGATAAGGGAAGAGTGGGAACCTGGAAAAGTCGGATAGAAGGATATATGAATGACAACCAAGAGCCCTATCAGGTGACTCAATCTAAAATAGCCATTGCCAAAGGAGGGTTGTTGGGAAAGGGCCCTGGAAACAGCCATCAGCGCAACTTCTTGCCCCATCCCTATTCAGATTTTATTTATGCCATTATCATAGAAGAATATGGTCTTCTTGGCGGTGCTTTTGTTTTGTTTTTATATCTGCTGTTATTTTTTCGGACAATTAAAATCATGGTTAAAAGCCCGAATGCTTTCGGCAGTCTGCTTGCAGTGGGTTTAGGGATCAGCCTTACCATTCAGGCAATAATTAATATGGCTGTGGCAGTTAACCTTGTTCCGGTAACCGGCCAAACGCTACCGCTTGTGAGCATGGGAGGAACTTCTTTATTTTTTACCAGCATCGGGGTGGGTATTATTCTCAGCGTAAGCCGTTATAATGAAGAATGTAAAAAGGTAGGTGACAAAGTAAAACCTAATTTGCTTGCAAAAAAATAA
- the murD gene encoding UDP-N-acetylmuramoylalanine--D-glutamate ligase yields MRRMDKKKIVVLGAGESGTGAAILAVKQGYNVFVSDSGSIQQKYKDTLSQYAIRWEEGGHSVSEILQADEIIKSPGIAAEAPVMKKIRNAGIPVISEIEFAYRYTNAPIVAITGSNGKSTTTSLTYHIFKKSGLHVGLAGNIGRSFAWQVAEHDYEVYVLEVSSFQLDDIAKFKPKVSVLLNITPDHLDRYANSFENYVRAKFRITENQLAEDYFIYCADDEVITIHLKNHKVRAFQLPFTLKKKPGSMAYTENGKIFVNHKNQFNMSISDLSIRGTHNIYNSLAACLAAKTFDIRNEVIRESLKDFKGMEHRLEFVTKIGGVEYINDSKATNVNSTWYALESMTKPVIWIAGGVDKGNDYSVLEDVVRKKVKAIVCLGINNLKIHEAFGRHVDLIVNTMSAKEAVKVAHFLADKGDVVLLSPACASFDLFNNYEDRGRQFKEAVRNL; encoded by the coding sequence ATGCGAAGGATGGATAAAAAAAAGATTGTTGTTCTAGGTGCCGGTGAAAGCGGCACCGGAGCTGCCATCCTCGCTGTCAAGCAGGGTTACAACGTCTTTGTATCCGATAGTGGCAGTATTCAACAAAAATATAAAGACACACTCAGTCAGTATGCTATTCGCTGGGAAGAGGGAGGGCACTCGGTTTCGGAAATTCTGCAGGCCGATGAAATAATAAAGAGTCCGGGTATTGCTGCGGAAGCACCTGTAATGAAGAAAATCCGCAATGCCGGCATACCGGTAATATCGGAAATAGAATTTGCTTACCGTTACACCAACGCCCCCATAGTAGCTATAACCGGCAGTAATGGCAAATCCACTACCACCAGTCTTACATATCACATATTCAAAAAATCCGGTTTACATGTGGGATTAGCCGGAAATATTGGCAGAAGTTTTGCCTGGCAGGTAGCTGAGCATGATTATGAGGTGTATGTATTGGAAGTAAGTAGTTTTCAGCTGGACGATATTGCCAAGTTCAAACCCAAGGTAAGCGTATTGCTCAATATTACTCCCGATCATCTTGATCGCTATGCGAACAGTTTTGAAAATTACGTCCGTGCAAAATTCAGGATAACCGAAAATCAGCTTGCCGAAGACTACTTCATTTATTGTGCGGATGATGAAGTCATTACTATACATCTGAAAAACCACAAGGTCAGAGCCTTCCAGCTGCCGTTTACTTTAAAAAAAAAACCTGGCAGTATGGCCTATACAGAAAATGGAAAAATATTTGTTAACCATAAAAATCAATTTAATATGTCAATCAGTGATTTGTCCATCAGAGGAACCCATAATATCTACAATTCATTAGCAGCATGCCTGGCCGCTAAAACGTTTGATATCCGGAATGAGGTTATCCGGGAAAGTTTGAAAGACTTTAAAGGCATGGAACATCGCCTGGAGTTTGTTACCAAAATTGGGGGCGTGGAATATATCAACGATTCAAAGGCAACCAATGTAAATTCAACCTGGTATGCTTTAGAGTCTATGACTAAACCGGTTATATGGATTGCCGGAGGCGTGGATAAAGGCAATGACTACAGTGTTCTAGAGGATGTAGTGCGAAAAAAGGTAAAGGCTATTGTTTGCCTTGGGATAAATAATCTGAAGATTCATGAAGCTTTCGGTCGGCATGTAGATTTAATTGTAAATACCATGAGTGCAAAAGAGGCAGTTAAGGTAGCTCACTTTTTGGCAGATAAGGGAGATGTAGTGCTGCTTTCACCGGCATGCGCAAGTTTTGATTTGTTTAATAATTATGAAGATCGTGGCAGACAATTTAAGGAAGCAGTCCGTAACCTGTAA
- the mraY gene encoding phospho-N-acetylmuramoyl-pentapeptide-transferase, giving the protein MLYHLFEYIQKYYDVPGAGLFHYISFRSAMAIILSLIISMILGKFIVARLKKLQVGETIRDLGLSGQREKEGTPTMGGLIILGAILIPTILFARLDNIYILLMLLTTVWMGLIGFIDDYIKVFKKDKKGLAGKFKIIGQVSLGMIVGFTLYFSKDVVVSKKISDEIVLQANAFDQEQIRKVRDQFYVDTKEQLTTIPFLKDHEIDYSRILSVFGENAVRYGWLVFVPVVIFIVTAVSNGANLTDGIDGLATGTSAIIGSTLGVFAYVSGNIIFADYLNIMYIPNSGELVIYSAAFIGACVGFLWYNSYPAQVFMGDTGSLAIGGIIASLAIILRKELLIPILCGIFLIENLSVMLQVSYFRYTKKKYGEGRRLFKMAPLHHHYQKLGMHESKIATRFWIVGIMLAVLSVVTLKIR; this is encoded by the coding sequence ATGCTGTACCATCTGTTTGAATATATTCAAAAATATTATGACGTACCAGGTGCGGGGCTGTTTCATTATATCTCTTTCCGTTCGGCTATGGCCATTATCCTTTCTCTGATCATCTCCATGATATTGGGAAAGTTCATAGTGGCTCGGCTTAAAAAGTTGCAGGTGGGAGAAACCATCAGGGATCTTGGACTGAGCGGGCAAAGGGAAAAAGAAGGAACCCCGACCATGGGCGGGTTGATCATTCTGGGCGCCATATTGATACCCACCATTCTTTTTGCCCGGCTTGACAATATATACATTTTACTTATGCTGCTGACTACTGTTTGGATGGGCCTTATCGGATTTATTGATGATTATATTAAAGTGTTTAAAAAAGACAAAAAGGGGCTGGCCGGCAAGTTTAAAATCATCGGACAAGTGTCACTGGGAATGATTGTCGGGTTTACGCTCTATTTCAGTAAAGATGTGGTGGTGAGTAAAAAAATTTCTGATGAAATTGTCTTGCAGGCGAATGCTTTTGATCAGGAGCAAATTCGTAAGGTGCGAGATCAGTTTTATGTGGACACCAAAGAGCAGCTGACCACAATCCCTTTTTTGAAAGATCATGAAATAGATTACTCCAGGATATTATCCGTATTTGGCGAAAATGCTGTCCGTTATGGATGGCTGGTATTTGTGCCGGTGGTCATTTTTATTGTAACTGCCGTTTCAAACGGAGCAAATCTGACAGACGGCATTGATGGTCTTGCTACCGGCACTTCAGCTATCATAGGCTCCACACTGGGCGTGTTTGCCTATGTATCAGGTAATATCATTTTTGCCGACTATCTCAACATCATGTATATCCCTAACAGCGGAGAGCTGGTTATCTACTCAGCCGCATTTATCGGGGCATGTGTGGGTTTTTTATGGTATAACTCTTACCCGGCTCAGGTTTTTATGGGCGATACTGGCAGTTTGGCTATAGGAGGTATCATAGCATCCCTGGCAATCATATTAAGGAAGGAACTGCTGATACCGATACTCTGTGGCATATTTCTGATAGAAAACCTGTCAGTCATGCTGCAGGTGTCATACTTCAGGTATACAAAGAAAAAATATGGTGAAGGGAGACGGCTGTTTAAAATGGCTCCCCTTCATCATCATTATCAAAAGCTGGGTATGCATGAGTCTAAAATAGCTACCCGTTTCTGGATAGTTGGTATCATGCTCGCTGTGCTGTCGGTAGTGACACTAAAAATTCGGTAA
- the murE gene encoding UDP-N-acetylmuramoyl-L-alanyl-D-glutamate--2,6-diaminopimelate ligase, producing the protein MKLLKDILYKVRLEEIAGPTDILVGHLTFDSRQVKKGSVFVAVKGTQADGHHFIEQAVQKGAIAIIVEQMPSLLADKVTYVKVKNSGEALGIMSSNFYDNPSSRLKLIAVTGTNGKTTTVTLLYHLFRQLGHKTGMLSTVQNEINGKVIPATHTTPDAVQINELLAKMVRAKCTHCFMEASSIAIDQHRVSGLHFTGAVFTNISHDHLDYHKTFKNYILAKKKLFDNLPSSAFALINADDRNARVMVQNTRAKVYTYSLKRPADFRLKILENTLSGLVLKVDDHEVYTRLVGEFNAYNLLAVYATAMLLGAERMQILKIMSQLQAADGRFQYFISPKRKVVGIVDYAHTPDALKNVLSTINSIRSGNEQLITVVGCGGNRDKDKRPVMANIASQLSNRVVLTSDNPRDEDPESIISQMLKGVDAGSRRKVITIVDRKEAIRAACAMAQAGDIILLAGKGHEKYQEIKGKKFPFDDKEILQTTLQALDE; encoded by the coding sequence ATGAAACTACTCAAAGACATATTATATAAAGTTCGCCTGGAAGAGATTGCGGGACCAACCGATATCCTCGTTGGCCACCTCACCTTTGATTCCCGCCAGGTAAAAAAAGGCAGTGTGTTTGTTGCTGTGAAAGGCACTCAGGCAGATGGTCATCATTTTATTGAGCAGGCTGTGCAGAAGGGGGCTATAGCCATTATCGTTGAGCAGATGCCTTCCTTATTGGCTGATAAAGTTACCTATGTGAAAGTGAAAAACAGTGGCGAAGCACTAGGAATTATGTCCAGCAACTTTTATGATAATCCGTCATCCAGGCTCAAGCTGATTGCTGTTACCGGCACCAATGGAAAAACCACAACGGTAACCCTGCTATACCATCTGTTCAGACAGCTGGGACACAAAACAGGCATGCTTTCAACCGTACAAAATGAAATTAATGGTAAGGTAATTCCCGCTACGCACACAACCCCTGATGCCGTTCAGATTAACGAGCTTCTTGCAAAGATGGTCAGAGCGAAGTGCACGCACTGCTTTATGGAGGCTTCCTCAATTGCCATTGATCAGCATCGGGTCAGTGGCTTGCATTTTACCGGGGCTGTTTTTACCAATATTTCCCATGATCATCTGGATTATCATAAAACATTTAAAAATTACATCCTCGCCAAGAAGAAACTCTTTGATAATCTCCCATCATCGGCATTTGCATTAATAAATGCCGATGACCGCAATGCAAGGGTGATGGTGCAGAATACCCGGGCAAAAGTTTATACGTACAGCCTTAAAAGACCGGCTGACTTCAGGCTAAAGATTCTGGAAAATACTTTGAGTGGGCTGGTGTTGAAGGTGGATGATCACGAAGTGTACACCCGGTTGGTTGGGGAATTCAATGCCTATAATTTGTTGGCTGTTTATGCTACGGCCATGCTGCTTGGGGCCGAGCGTATGCAAATACTAAAAATTATGAGTCAGTTGCAGGCAGCCGATGGGCGGTTTCAGTATTTCATATCACCAAAAAGAAAAGTTGTGGGCATTGTGGATTATGCACATACTCCTGATGCACTAAAAAATGTTTTATCCACAATTAATTCTATACGCTCAGGAAATGAACAGCTTATCACAGTGGTAGGATGCGGAGGCAACCGCGATAAAGATAAACGTCCGGTTATGGCAAACATCGCCAGCCAACTTAGCAATAGAGTAGTGCTCACTTCGGATAATCCAAGAGATGAAGACCCCGAATCTATCATCTCCCAAATGCTAAAAGGTGTGGATGCCGGCAGTAGACGGAAGGTGATAACTATTGTAGATCGCAAGGAAGCCATACGGGCTGCTTGCGCTATGGCACAGGCTGGAGACATCATCCTGTTGGCTGGCAAGGGCCATGAAAAGTATCAGGAAATCAAGGGAAAAAAATTCCCTTTTGACGATAAAGAAATTCTGCAAACCACCTTACAAGCCTTGGACGAATAA